In Nicotiana tabacum cultivar K326 chromosome 11, ASM71507v2, whole genome shotgun sequence, a single window of DNA contains:
- the LOC107817251 gene encoding proteasome subunit beta type-3-A-like, which translates to MSIFEYNGSALVAMVGKNCFAIASDRRLGVQLQTIATDFQRIFRIHDKVFIGLSGLGTDVQTLYQRLVFRHKLYQLREERDMKPETFASLVSALLYEKRFGPYFCQPVIAGLGDDDKPFICTMDSIGAKELAKDFVVAGTASESLYGACEAMFKPDMGPEELFETISQALIASVDRDCLSGWGGHVYVVTPTEVTEKILKGRMD; encoded by the exons ATGTCG ATCTTTGAGTACAATGGAAGTGCCCTAGTGGCAATGGTGGGGAAGAACTGCTTTGCAATTGCAAGTGACCGGAGACTTGGTGTGCAGCTGCAGACAATCGCCACTGATTTTCAAAGAATATTCAGAATCCACGATAAGGTTTTCATTGGCCTTTCAGGGCTGGGTACCGATGTCCAAACACT GTATCAACGGCTAGTGTTCCGTCACAAGTTATATCAGCTTAGAGAAGAGAGGGACATGAAGCCTGAGACTTTTGCCAGCCTTGTATCTGCTCTTCTTTATGAGAAAAG GTTCGGTCCATACTTTTGCCAACCTGTAATTGCTGGATTAGGAGATGATGACAAGCCGTTTATTTGCACAATGGACTCTATTGGAGCAAA GGAGCTTGCCAAAGATTTTGTCGTTGCTGGTACTGCCTCAGAATCTCTGTATGGTGCGTGCGAGGCCATGTTCAAGCCTGACATG GGACCAGAAGAATTGTTTGAGACCATCTCGCAGGCCCTCATAGCATCAGTGGACCGTGATTGTTTAAGTGGTTGGGGAGGACATGTTTATGTTGT TACACCAACTGAAGTGACTGAGAAGATCTTGAAGGGAAGGATGGACTAG
- the LOC107817252 gene encoding cyclin-dependent kinase G-2, which translates to MAAGRHGEYRDDEFRGQGLEFEVSRREVGYSKRNYDGFRNGDSGVRLRRMNLKEREMMSNSGRSDREPGELSSSSESVSDDQASNSDNGDQLLVQSKIRKFSPVIWDNKDAKKVNRVSNIRTISLAAAKVQNYSMTNNNTEQSQLRVKAIPVSHEAASEFPDHISLTPPVEVQSSNEQEAKILEHGEYVHIRASRWVTDVDVFLVADNKIPRLKSRKLGSWSTETGGRRKSLTPEIGNPKRNRARPSESDDHIRSSSRDSYQENNLDKNDSMDVDKDRNYDDASVSQSDTEYEHEHDSCGVLEASFPPQRSVNMLQGCRSVDEYERLNKIDEGTYGVVYRARDKKTGEIVALKKVKMEKEREGFPLTSLREINILLSFHHPAVVDVKEVVVGSKLDNIFMVMEYMEHDLKALMETMKQRFTQSEVKCLMLQLLEGVKYLHDNWVLYRDLKTSNLLLNNQGELKICDFGLARQYGSPLKTYTQLVVTLWYRAPELLLGAKQYSTAIDMWSLGCIMAELLRKETLFNGKSEVDQLNKIFRILGTPNETIWPGFSKLPGVKVNFVKHKYNLLRKEFPATSFMEPGLSDAGFDLLNKLLTYDPDQRLTAEAALNHEWFREVPLPKSKEFMPTFPAQHAQDRRARRVVKSPDPLEEQRRKELQQGELGTGGLFC; encoded by the exons ATGGCTGCTGGAAGACATGGTGAATATAGGGACGACGAATTTAGGGGCCAGGGTTTGGAATTTGAGGTTTCAAGGAGGGAAGTTGGTTACTCAAAAAGAAATTATGATGGATTTCGTAACGGCGATAGCGGGGTTAGGCTAAGACGAATGAATTTAAAAGAAAGAGAGATGATGAGTAATTCAGGTAGGAGTGACCGTGAGCCCGGGGAATTATCATCGTCCAGTGAGAGTGTTTCTGATGATCAGGCCAGCAATTCGGACAATGGAGACCAGTTACTTgtacagagcaaaataagaaaatTTTCACCCGTTATTTGGGATAATAAAGATGCTAAGAAAGTGAATAGAGTGTCAAATATTCGTACAATTTCACTGGCAGCTGCTAAGGTGCAGAACTATTCTATGACTAATAATAATACGGAGCAGTCCCAGCTTAGGGTGAAGGCTATACCTGTTTCCCACGAAGCTGCTTCTGAATTTCCTGACCACATATCTTTGACGCCTCCTGTTGAGGTGCAATCGAGCAATGAACAAGAGGCTAAAATACTTGAACATGGTGAATATGTCCATATAAGAGCATCTCGATGGGTGACTGATGTTGATGTTTTCCTAGTTGCCGACAATAAAATTCCTCGATTAAAGAGTAGGAAACTAGGGTCATGGTCGACTGAAACAGGTGGGCGTAGGAAATCACTGACCCCTGAAATTGGGAACCCCAAGAGAAATAGGGCGCGACCCTCAGAATCTGATGATCATATTAGGTCTTCTAGTAGAGATAGTTACCAGGAAAATAATTTAGACAAGAATGACTCCATGGATGTGGATAAGGACCGTAATTATGATGATGCTAGTGTTAGCCAATCAGATACAGAATACGAACACGAGCATGATTCTTGTGGTGTACTAGAAGCTTCGTTCCCTCCTCAAAGGAGCGTAAACATGCTTCAGGGGTGTAGAAGCGTGGATGAATACGAGAGGCTTAACAAGATAGATGAAGGTACATATGGAGTTGTTTACAGAGCTAGAGACAAGAAGACAGGAGAAATTGTTGCTCTAAAGAAGGTTAAAATGGAAAAGGAACGAGAAGGGTTTCCTTTGACATCTCTAAGGGAGATAAACATTCTCCTCTCTTTCCACCATCCCGCAGTTGTAGATGTTAAAGAAGTAGTTGTAGGGAGCAAACTTGACAACATTTTCATGGTGATGGAATACATGGAGCATGACCTGAAGGCGTTGATGGAGACAATGAAACAACGATTTACCCAAAGTGAAGTCAAATGCCTTATGCTCCAGCTTTTGGAGGGTGTCAAGTATCTTCATGATAACTGGGTGCTTTACCGAGATCTGAAGACTTCAAATTTACTGTTAAATAACCAAGGTGAGTTGAAGATTTGTGACTTTGGATTGGCTCGTCAATATGGGAGCCCCCTGAAAACGTATACTCAATTGGTGGTTACTTTGTGGTACAG GGCACCTGAACTTCTTTTGGGAGCGAAACAATATTCCACTGCTATTGACATGTGGTCATTGGGTTGTATCATGGCTGAATTGCTGAGGAAAGAAACGCTTTTCAATGGGAAATCAGAAGTTGATCAACTTAACAAG ATTTTCAGAATCCTTGGCACCCCAAATGAGACGATATGGCCGGGGTTTTCCAAACTCCCTGGGGTGAAAGTCAACTTTGTAAAGCATAA GTATAACTTGTTAAGAAAGGAATTTCCGGCCACATCCTTCATGGAACCTGGACTATCTGATGCTGGTTTTGACCTGTTGAACAAGCTACTCACTTATGATCCGGATCAG AGGTTAACTGCTGAAGCTGCGTTGAACCATGAGTGGTTTCGTGAAGTTCCTCTTCCCAAGTCCAAAGAATTCATGCCTACCTTCCCTGCACAGCATGCGCAAGACAG GCGTGCGCGAAGAGTAGTGAAGAGTCCAGATCCGCTAGAGGAGCAGCGAAGAAAGGAATTGCAGCAGGGGGAGTTGGGGACTGGTGGCTTGTTTTGCTAA